The following are encoded in a window of Gossypium arboreum mitochondrion, complete genome genomic DNA:
- the rps12 gene encoding ribosomal protein S12, which produces MPTLNQLIRHGREEKRRTDRTRASDQCPQKQGVCPRVLTRTPKKPNSALRKIAKVRLSNRHDIFAYIPGEGHNSQEHSMVLIRGGRVKDLPGVKSHCIRGVKDLLGIPDRRRGRSKYGAEKPK; this is translated from the coding sequence ATGCCTACATTAAATCAATTGATTCGTCATGGTAGAGAAGAAAAACGGCGCACGGACCGTACTCGAGCTTCGGATCAATGTCCCCAGAAGCAAGGAGTATGCCCGCGTGTTTTAACGAGAACACCGAAAAAACCTAATTCAGCTCTACGTAAGATAGCTAAAGTACGGTTGAGCAATCGACATGATATATTTGCTTATATTCCAGGCGAAGGTCATAATTCGCAGGAACATTCTATGGTCTTAATAAGAGGAGGCAGAGTGAAAGATTTGCCAGGTGTGAAATCCCATTGTATTCGAGGAGTCAAGGATTTGCTGGGAATTCCGGATCGAAGAAGAGGCAGATCAAAATATGGTGCAGAAAAACCCAAATAG